One window of the Zea mays cultivar B73 chromosome 3, Zm-B73-REFERENCE-NAM-5.0, whole genome shotgun sequence genome contains the following:
- the LOC100127522 gene encoding Protein HEADING DATE 3A: MSDVEPLVLAHVIRDVLDSFAPSIGLRITYNSRLLLSGVELKPSAVVNKPRVDVGGTDLRVFYTLVLVDPDAPSPSNPSLREYLHWMVIDIPGTTGASFGQELMFYERPEPRSGIHRMVFVLFRQLGRGTVFAPDMRHNFNCKSFARQYHLDVVAATYFNCQREAGSGGRRFRPESS; this comes from the exons ATGTCTGATGTGGAGCCGCTGGTTCTGGCTCATGTCATACGAGATGTGTTGGATTCATTTGCACCAAGTATCGGGCTCAGAATAACCTACAACAGCAGGTTACTTCTATCAGGTGTTGAGCTGAAACCATCCGCGGTTgtgaataagccaagagttgatgTTGGGGGCACCGACCTCAGGGTGTTCTACACATTG GTATTAGTGGATCCAGATGCCCCAAGCCCAAGCAATCCATCACTGAGGGAGTATCTGCACTG GATGGTGATAGACATTCCTGGAACAACTGGAGCCAGCTTTG GTCAGGAGCTCATGTTTTACGAGAGGCCAGAGCCGAGGTCCGGCATACACCGCATGGTGTTCGTGCTGTTCCGGCAGCTCGGCAGGGGGACGGTGTTTGCACCAGACATGCGGCACAACTTCAACTGCAAGAGCTTCGCCCGTCAGTACCACCTGGACGTCGTGGCTGCCACGTATTTCAACTGCCAAAGGGAGGCAGGATCCGGGGGCAGAAGGTTCAGGCCGGAGAGCTCGTAA